A region from the Gossypium hirsutum isolate 1008001.06 chromosome A08, Gossypium_hirsutum_v2.1, whole genome shotgun sequence genome encodes:
- the LOC107926975 gene encoding tubulin beta-9 chain (The RefSeq protein has 3 substitutions compared to this genomic sequence) has translation MREILHIQGGQCGNQIGAKFWEVVCAEHGIDSTGRYGGDSELQLERINVYYNEASCGRFVPRAVLMDLEPGTMDSVRSGPYGQIFRPDNFVFGQSGAGNNWAKGHYTEGAELIDSVLDVVRKEAENCDCLQGFQVCHSLGGGTGSGMGTLLISKIREEYPDRTMLTFSVFPSPKVSDTVVEPYNATLSVHQLVENADECMVLDNEALYDICFRTLKLTTPSFGDLNHLISATMSGVTCCLRFPGQLNSDLRKLAVNLIPFPRLHFFMVGFAPLTSRGSQQYRALTVPELTQQMWDAKNMVCAADPRHGRYLTASAVFRGKMSTKEVDEQMINVQNKNSSYFVEWIPNNVKSTVCDIPPIGLKMASTFIGNSTSIQEMFRRVSEQFTAMFRRKAFLHWYTGEGMDEMEFTEAESDMNDLVSEYQQYQDATADDEEYEEEEEYEAEA, from the exons ATGAGAGAAATCCTTCACATCCAAGGTGGCCAATGCGGCAATCAGATAGGAGCCAAGTTCTGGGAAGTCGTATGTGCCGAACATGGCATCGATTCAACGGGTCGATATGGTGGTGACTCGGAGCTCCAGCTTGAGCGAATCAATGTTTACTACAACGAAGCCAGTTGTGGCCGTTTTGTTCCCCGCGCAGTTTTAATGGATCTGGAACCCGGTACCATGGATAGCGTAAGATCCGGTCCTTACGGACAAATTTtcagacccgataacttcgtttTCGGACAGTCGGGCGCCGGAAACAATTGGGCTAAGGGACATTACACTGAAGGAGCGGAGCTTATCGATTCCGTTCTCGACGTAGTTAGAAAGGAAGCCGAGAATTGCGATTGCTTGCAAG GGTTTCAGGTATGCCATTCTTTGGGAGGAGGAACGGGTTCCGGAATGGGAACGTTGTTGATATCGAAGATACGAGAGGAGTATCCGGACCGAATGATGCTTACGTTTTCGGTGTTCCCATCTCCCAAGGTTTCTGATACTGTTGTTGAGCCTTACAACGCGACACTCTCAGTTCATCAGCTTGTGGAAAATGCTGATGAGTGTATGGTTCTTGATAACGAAGCTCTCTACGATATCTGTTTCCGTACCCTCAAGCTCACCACTCCAAGtt TTGGAGATCTCAACCATCTAATTTCTGCCACCATGAGTGGTGTAACATGCTGCCTTCGCTTCCCTGGTCAGCTTAACTCGGATCTCCGCAAACTTGCCGTAAACCTTATTCCATTCCCCCGACTACATTTCTTCATGGTGGGATTTGCACCTCTCACCTCACGCGGTTCCCAACAGTACAGAGCCCTCACTGTCCCTGAACTTACACAGCAAATGTGGGATGCCAAGAACATGATGTGTGCAGCTGATCCTCGACACGGCCGATACCTCACAGCATCAGCGGTCTTCCGTGGGAAGATGAGCACGAAAGAGGTTGATGAGCAGATGATCAATGTGCAAAACAAGAACTCATCTTACTTTGTTGAATGGATCCCGAACAATGTGAAGTCCACTGTTTGTGACATCCCTCCAATCGGCTTAAAGATGGCATCCACATTTATTGGGAACTCTACTTCAATCCAAGAGATGTTCAGGAGGGTGAGTGAACAATTCACTGCCATGTTCCGTAGGAAAGCTTTCTTGCATTGGTATACTGGAGAAGGGATGGATGAGATGGAGTTCACAGAAGCGGAGAGTAACATGAATGACTTGGTTTCTGAGTACCAACAATACCAGGATGCAACTGCAGATGATGAAGAGTACGAGGAAGAGGAGGAATACGAGGCAGAGGCTTAA
- the LOC107926952 gene encoding actin-depolymerizing factor has protein sequence MANSASGMAVNDECKMRFLELKAKRSYRFIVFKIEENIQQVMVEKLGGPKEKYDDFSACLPHNECRYAVFDFDFTTDENVQKSKIFFIAWSPDTSRVRSKMLYASSKDRFRRELDGVQVELQATDASEMSIDIVKERAF, from the exons ATG GCGAACTCAGCATCCGGAATGGCAGTTAACGATGAATGCAAGATGAGATTCTTGGAACTAAAGGCCAAAAGAAGCTACAGGTTCATCGTTTTCAAAATAGAAGAGAACATTCAACAGGTCATGGTTGAAAAACTCGGTGGACCTAAAGAAAAATACGACGACTTCAGTGCTTGTTTGCCTCATAACGAGTGTCGTTACGCTGTCTTTGATTTCGACTTCACTACCGACGAAAATGTCCAGAAAAGCAAAATCTTCTTCATTGCATG GTCTCCTGATACATCAAGGGTGAGGAGCAAAATGTTGTATGCGAGCTCTAAAGATAGATTCAGAAGAGAGTTGGATGGTGTTCAAGTTGAATTGCAAGCAACCGATGCAAGTGAAATGAGTATTGATATTGTCAAAGAGCGAGCTTTCTAA